The proteins below are encoded in one region of Salmo salar chromosome ssa02, Ssal_v3.1, whole genome shotgun sequence:
- the LOC106584570 gene encoding B-cell receptor CD22 isoform X3: MHITGAERLILIGGLLQGVLCLDFASLLPQNIKALSGSCVAIPCSFTLQSGFESFLTTSCKGIWKKGWAGVQVFDSSLTGKGLNKIQGNLTGNLQQKECTTILNDLSSFNDYFSFKIDCDNPLKYSFPEPVTINVKENPSKPTLSPATVNVMEGTSVSLICSAAAPCPSLPPTLTWTPTLSDSVEDLQETPNQVITSLLNFTASHVHHGEKISCTALYKRQAGKSDKSSKTYLTVAVLYSPKNTSVSVSPSGSVVEGSSVTLTCSSNANPAVGRYNWYRVIGEQVSTVGASRMLTVQPLPRTPQCQSLPLVQ, translated from the exons ATGCACATCACAGGAGCTGAAAGACTCATCCTCATTGGTGGTCTGCTGCAAG GTGTTCTGTGCCTAGATTTTGCATCTCTGTTGCCTCAGAATATAAAGGCTCTGAGTGGATCTTGTGTGGCCATTCCCTGCTCATTTACACTGCAATCTGGATTTGAGTCATTCCTCACAACTTCATGTAAAGGAATATGGAAGAAAGGATGGGCAGGAGTACAAGTGTTTGATTCTAGTCTGACAGGAAAAGGCTTAAACAAAATTCAAGGGAATCTAACTGGGAACTTGCAGCAGAAGGAATGCACCACAATCCTGAATGACTTATCTTCTTTCAATGACTACTTTTCATTCAAAATTGACTGTGACAATCCTCTGAAATATAGTTTTCCAGAACCTGTCACAATTAATGTAAAAG AAAATCCATCCAAACCCACTCTAAGTCCAGCAACAGTAAATGTGATGGAGGGGACCTCAGTGAGTTTGATCTGCTCTGCTGCTGCCCCCTGTCCCTCACTTCCTCCAACTCTGACATGGACCCCCACACTGAGTGACAGTGTGGAGGATTTGCAGGAGACTCCGAATCAAGTCATAACTTCTCTCCTGAACTTCACCGCTTCACATGTCCACCATGGAGAGAAGATCTCCTGCACTGCGCTGTACAAACGACAAGCTGGCAAGAGTGATAAATCATCCAAAACTTATCTGACAGTCGCTGTTCTTT ACTCTCCCAAGAAcacctcagtgtcagtcagtccctctggttCAGTGGTAGAGGGCAGTTCTGTGACTCTGACTTGCAGCAGCAATGCCAACCCAGCAGTGGGGCGCTACAACTGGTACAGAGTTATTGGAGAACAGGTTTCAACAGTGGGGGCTAGCAGAATGCTAACTGTCCAG CCCCTCCCAAGAACACCTCAGTGTCAGTCCTTACCTCTGGTTCAGTAG
- the LOC106584570 gene encoding B-cell receptor CD22 isoform X2, giving the protein MHITGAERLILIGGLLQENPSKPTLSPATVNVMEGTSVSLICSAAAPCPSLPPTLTWTPTLSDSVEDLQETPNQVITSLLNFTASHVHHGEKISCTALYKRQAGKSDKSSKTYLTVAVLYSPKNTSVSVSPSGSVVEGSSVTLTCSSNANPAVGRYNWYRVIGEQVSTVGASRMLTVQVPADDSYFYCESINDHGTENSSVIQLDGMSPPKNTSVSVLTSGSVVGGSSLTLTCSSNANPPVKNYTWYRVNERKMVPMESRSQFLVLQDISESGLFCCEAQNSYGKDRTNIFVYFPHYPSITTVPSIICGVVIVLWILTVIFGVYKYIRLSRGLKAVGDTYATLQISNVTSTYEVIQRKECGSREAQRDQW; this is encoded by the exons ATGCACATCACAGGAGCTGAAAGACTCATCCTCATTGGTGGTCTGCTGCAAG AAAATCCATCCAAACCCACTCTAAGTCCAGCAACAGTAAATGTGATGGAGGGGACCTCAGTGAGTTTGATCTGCTCTGCTGCTGCCCCCTGTCCCTCACTTCCTCCAACTCTGACATGGACCCCCACACTGAGTGACAGTGTGGAGGATTTGCAGGAGACTCCGAATCAAGTCATAACTTCTCTCCTGAACTTCACCGCTTCACATGTCCACCATGGAGAGAAGATCTCCTGCACTGCGCTGTACAAACGACAAGCTGGCAAGAGTGATAAATCATCCAAAACTTATCTGACAGTCGCTGTTCTTT ACTCTCCCAAGAAcacctcagtgtcagtcagtccctctggttCAGTGGTAGAGGGCAGTTCTGTGACTCTGACTTGCAGCAGCAATGCCAACCCAGCAGTGGGGCGCTACAACTGGTACAGAGTTATTGGAGAACAGGTTTCAACAGTGGGGGCTAGCAGAATGCTAACTGTCCAGGTACCAGCAGATGATAGTTATTTCTACTGTGAATCCATCAATGACCATGGAACTGAGAACTCATCTGTCATTCAACTAGATGGAATGT CCCCTCCCAAGAACACCTCAGTGTCAGTCCTTACCTCTGGTTCAGTAGTAGGGGGCAGCTCTTTGACTCTGACTTGCAGCAGCAATGCCAACCCACCAGTGAAGAACTAcacctggtacagagtcaatgagcgCAAGATGGTCCCAATGGAGTCTAGATCTCAGTTTCTGGTTCTGCAGGATATCAGTGAgagtggactgttctgctgtgaagcACAAAATAGCTATGGCAAAGATAGGACCAACATCTTTGTGTATTTTCCCCATTACCCCTCCATAACTACAG TTCCATCCATAATCTGTGGAGTGGTCATTGTATTGTGGATTCTAACAGTCATCTTCGGAGTCTATAAATATATCag ATTATCCAGAGGACTGAAG GCAGTAGGTGACACATACGCCACACTACAGATCTCCAACGTGACCTCTACTTATGAGGTCATACAG aggaaaGAGTGTGGCAGCAGAGAAGCTCAGAGAGACCAGTGGTAG
- the LOC106582601 gene encoding pleckstrin homology-like domain family B member 3, which yields MPLHNMDPPRSRWEQGLRPPWVARLAGGQSPASSGVESDTESSSTESERSPAKRSEARSPRILPLPSMLQQRITEIDQQREELKIELQLEIALLEGELQEERNELRRHTLYLQTLQEEGGQEETHRQTDRQKERASLEVERARVEELRSRLEEKETLIPSQPEGQREQLLIQLQQEKETVEAAGRVFEDWEFRVLESEAGVEEEEREGKIEGKERGNEEDKEKEISCQKHAVNSAQERVQQLEKQLKEMEREKDREMNAFKKERKELLHTTQRVLKEKKPLADWSNIPSSVPCMMSLSPLTIHKSPQEQAKESASLPRRRSSHRNNKLADRPVSAQGLVRMVPDSPSPERFTSPLPSHRHSNGHSNGHSNGHSNGLRPEPSNGSDLLTPCSSASSSRAASPSLGLLNLVEIERRLREAKAERERLLKEREERRQVVVEERRQRELEGRGAAEPLKSQSRLVPDPEEKPKTISPVPSSPERSLPLFLSANFDLRAHVETLGHGVAGCMGLRMSPRRCAGFLTKRGGRVKTWRRRWFLFDMDHRRLAYYTDCDERKLKGVIYFQAIEEVYYDHLRTATSSPRPSLTFCVKTYERLFFLVAPSAEAMRIWMDVIVTATDEHSRY from the exons ATGCCCCTCCACAATATGGACCCCCCGAGGAGCCGATGGGAGCAGGGCTTGCGGCCGCCGTGGGTCGCCCGATTGGCTGGAGGGCAAAGCCCCGCCTCTTCAGGGGTGGAGTCAGacacagagagcagcagcacagagagcgagagg TCTCCAGCCAAACGTTCAGAGGCGCGGTCACCGAGGATCCTACCGTTGCCCTCCATGCTGCAACAGCGAATCACAGAGAtcgaccagcagagggaggagctAAAGATAGAG CTGCAGCTGGAGATAGCCCTGTTGGAGGGCGAGCTGCAGGAGGAGAGGAACGAGCTGCGCAGGCACACTCTGTATCTACAGACACTGCAGGAGGAAGGCGGGCAggaggagacacacagacagacggacagacagaag gagcgAGCCAGTCTGGAGGTGGAGAGGGCCCGGGTTGAGGAGCTGAGGAGTAGGTTGGAGGAGAAGGAGACACTGATCCCCAGTCAgccagagggccagagagagcagCTACTGATCCAACTACAACAG gagAAAGAGACGGTGGAAGCAGCCGGCCGCGTGTTTGAGGACTGGGAATTCCGTGTCCTGGAGAGCGAGGccggagtagaggaggaggagagagaaggaaagatagaagggaaggagagagggaacgaggaagaTAAGGAGAAGGAGATCTCATGCCAAAAGCATGCTGTCAACTCAGCGCAG GAGCGAGTCCAGCAGCTTGAGAAGCAGTTGaaggagatggagcgagagaaggatagagagatgaATGCCTTCAAGAAGGAGAGGAAAGAATTGCTCCACACCACTCAAAGG GTCTTGAAAGAGAAGAAGCCACTCGCTGATTGGTCCAACATCCCCAGCTCGGTCCCTTGCATGATGTCACTCTCGCCGCTGACCATTCACAAATCACCTCAG GAACAAGCCAAAGAATCCGCCAGTTTACCCCGGAGACGGAGCTCGCACCGCAACAATAAGCTCGCCGATAGGCCGGTCTCGGCGCAAG GGCTGGTGAGAATGGTACCTGACAGTCCGAGCCCAGAGCGCTTcacttcccctctcccctcccaccgGCACAGCAACGGGCACAGCAACGGGCACAGCAACGGGCACAGCAACGGGCTCAGACCTGAGCCCAGCAATGGCAGTGATCTCCTCACCCCCTGTAGCAGTGCTAGTAGCTCCCGTGCTGCCAG CCCAAGTCTGGGACTGTTAAACCTGGTGGAGATTGAGAGGAGACTGAGGGAGgccaaggcagagagagagaggcttctcAAAGAGAGG GAGGAAAGGAggcaggtggtggtggaggagaggaggcagagagagctgGAGGGCCGAGGAGCAGCAGAACCATTAAAGTCCCAGAGCAGGCTAGTCCCTGACCCAGAGGAGAAGCCAAAAACCATCAGTCCTGTCCCCAGCTCCCCTGAG CgctccctacctctcttcctctctgcaaACTTTGACCTGCGGGCCCACGTGGAGACGCTGGGTCACGGGGTGGCGGGGTGCATGGGCCTGCGTATGTCCCCGCGCCGCTGTGCCGGCTTCTTGACCAAGCGTGGCGGGCGGGTCAAgacctggaggaggaggtggttccTCTTCGATATGGATCACAGGCGGCTAGCCTACTACACAG ACTGTGATGAGAGGAAGCTAAAGGGGGTGATCTACTTCCAGGCTATAGAGGAAGTCTACTATGACCACCTGCGCACAGCCACTTCA tctccgcGGCCCAGCCTTACGTTCTGTGTGAAGACGTACGAGCGCCTCTTCTTCCTGGTGGCGCCCAGCGCCGAGGCCATGAGGATCTGGATGGACGTCATTGTCACAGCAACAGACGAGCACAGCCGCTACTGA
- the LOC106584570 gene encoding sialoadhesin isoform X1: MHITGAERLILIGGLLQGVLCLDFASLLPQNIKALSGSCVAIPCSFTLQSGFESFLTTSCKGIWKKGWAGVQVFDSSLTGKGLNKIQGNLTGNLQQKECTTILNDLSSFNDYFSFKIDCDNPLKYSFPEPVTINVKENPSKPTLSPATVNVMEGTSVSLICSAAAPCPSLPPTLTWTPTLSDSVEDLQETPNQVITSLLNFTASHVHHGEKISCTALYKRQAGKSDKSSKTYLTVAVLYSPKNTSVSVSPSGSVVEGSSVTLTCSSNANPAVGRYNWYRVIGEQVSTVGASRMLTVQVPADDSYFYCESINDHGTENSSVIQLDGMSPPKNTSVSVLTSGSVVGGSSLTLTCSSNANPPVKNYTWYRVNERKMVPMESRSQFLVLQDISESGLFCCEAQNSYGKDRTNIFVYFPHYPSITTVPSIICGVVIVLWILTVIFGVYKYIRLSRGLKAVGDTYATLQISNVTSTYEVIQRKECGSREAQRDQW, translated from the exons ATGCACATCACAGGAGCTGAAAGACTCATCCTCATTGGTGGTCTGCTGCAAG GTGTTCTGTGCCTAGATTTTGCATCTCTGTTGCCTCAGAATATAAAGGCTCTGAGTGGATCTTGTGTGGCCATTCCCTGCTCATTTACACTGCAATCTGGATTTGAGTCATTCCTCACAACTTCATGTAAAGGAATATGGAAGAAAGGATGGGCAGGAGTACAAGTGTTTGATTCTAGTCTGACAGGAAAAGGCTTAAACAAAATTCAAGGGAATCTAACTGGGAACTTGCAGCAGAAGGAATGCACCACAATCCTGAATGACTTATCTTCTTTCAATGACTACTTTTCATTCAAAATTGACTGTGACAATCCTCTGAAATATAGTTTTCCAGAACCTGTCACAATTAATGTAAAAG AAAATCCATCCAAACCCACTCTAAGTCCAGCAACAGTAAATGTGATGGAGGGGACCTCAGTGAGTTTGATCTGCTCTGCTGCTGCCCCCTGTCCCTCACTTCCTCCAACTCTGACATGGACCCCCACACTGAGTGACAGTGTGGAGGATTTGCAGGAGACTCCGAATCAAGTCATAACTTCTCTCCTGAACTTCACCGCTTCACATGTCCACCATGGAGAGAAGATCTCCTGCACTGCGCTGTACAAACGACAAGCTGGCAAGAGTGATAAATCATCCAAAACTTATCTGACAGTCGCTGTTCTTT ACTCTCCCAAGAAcacctcagtgtcagtcagtccctctggttCAGTGGTAGAGGGCAGTTCTGTGACTCTGACTTGCAGCAGCAATGCCAACCCAGCAGTGGGGCGCTACAACTGGTACAGAGTTATTGGAGAACAGGTTTCAACAGTGGGGGCTAGCAGAATGCTAACTGTCCAGGTACCAGCAGATGATAGTTATTTCTACTGTGAATCCATCAATGACCATGGAACTGAGAACTCATCTGTCATTCAACTAGATGGAATGT CCCCTCCCAAGAACACCTCAGTGTCAGTCCTTACCTCTGGTTCAGTAGTAGGGGGCAGCTCTTTGACTCTGACTTGCAGCAGCAATGCCAACCCACCAGTGAAGAACTAcacctggtacagagtcaatgagcgCAAGATGGTCCCAATGGAGTCTAGATCTCAGTTTCTGGTTCTGCAGGATATCAGTGAgagtggactgttctgctgtgaagcACAAAATAGCTATGGCAAAGATAGGACCAACATCTTTGTGTATTTTCCCCATTACCCCTCCATAACTACAG TTCCATCCATAATCTGTGGAGTGGTCATTGTATTGTGGATTCTAACAGTCATCTTCGGAGTCTATAAATATATCag ATTATCCAGAGGACTGAAG GCAGTAGGTGACACATACGCCACACTACAGATCTCCAACGTGACCTCTACTTATGAGGTCATACAG aggaaaGAGTGTGGCAGCAGAGAAGCTCAGAGAGACCAGTGGTAG